One genomic window of Pseudomonas sp. LFM046 includes the following:
- the mupP gene encoding N-acetylmuramic acid 6-phosphate phosphatase MupP, which translates to MRLRAVLFDMDGTLLDSAPDFIAICQAMRADRGLAPMDDKAIRDVVSGGARAMVATALDMDPEAPDFEPLRLDFLERYQNHCAVLTRPFDGIDELLADIEQAKLIWGVVTNKPVRFAEPIMEQLGLAGRSAVLICPDHVKNSKPDPEMLLLACSKLNLDPASVLFVGDDLRDIESGRAAGTRTAAVSYGYIHPSDNPAHWGADVVVNHPLELRAVLDRALCSC; encoded by the coding sequence ATGCGACTCAGAGCGGTACTTTTCGATATGGACGGCACCCTGCTCGACTCGGCGCCGGACTTCATCGCCATCTGCCAGGCCATGCGCGCCGATCGGGGCCTCGCGCCCATGGACGACAAGGCGATCCGCGACGTTGTGTCCGGTGGCGCCCGCGCCATGGTTGCCACTGCCCTCGACATGGACCCGGAAGCCCCGGATTTCGAGCCCCTGCGCCTGGACTTCCTCGAGCGCTACCAGAACCACTGCGCCGTGCTTACCCGCCCTTTCGACGGCATCGACGAACTGCTTGCGGATATCGAGCAGGCCAAGCTGATCTGGGGCGTGGTGACCAACAAGCCGGTGCGCTTTGCCGAACCCATCATGGAGCAACTCGGCCTTGCCGGACGCTCCGCCGTGCTGATCTGCCCCGATCACGTGAAGAACAGCAAGCCAGACCCGGAAATGCTGCTGCTGGCCTGCAGCAAGCTGAATCTGGACCCGGCCAGCGTGCTCTTCGTCGGTGACGACCTGCGCGACATCGAGTCCGGCCGCGCTGCCGGCACCCGCACCGCAGCGGTCAGCTACGGCTATATCCACCCGAGCGACAACCCCGCGCACTGGGGCGCCGACGTGGTGGTCAACCATCCCCTCGAACTGCGTGCCGTGCTCGACCGCGCGCTGTGTTCCTGCTGA
- the pheA gene encoding prephenate dehydratase, which translates to MTGVLSEQELKALRLRIDSLDEKILELISERARCAQDVARVKMASLPEGEKPVFYRPEREAWVLKRIMERNQGPLDNEEMARLFREIMSSCLALEQPLKVAYLGPEGTFTQAAALKHFGHAVVSSPMAAIDEVFREVAAGAVNFGVVPVENSTEGAVNHTLDSFLEHDMVICGEVELRIHHHLLVGETTKTDNITRIYSHAQSLAQCRKWLDAHYPNVERVAVSSNADAAKRVKSEWNSAAIAGDMAASLYGLTKLCEKIEDRPDNSTRFLIIGSQEVPPTGDDKTSIIVSMRNKPGALHELLVPFHNNGIDLTRIETRPSRSGKWTYVFFIDFVGHHRDPLIKDVLEKINQEAVALKVLGSYPKAVL; encoded by the coding sequence ATGACGGGTGTACTTTCCGAGCAAGAACTCAAGGCGCTGCGCCTGCGCATCGACAGCCTCGACGAGAAGATCCTCGAGCTGATCAGCGAGCGTGCTCGCTGCGCCCAGGACGTGGCGCGCGTGAAGATGGCGTCCCTGCCCGAAGGCGAGAAGCCCGTCTTCTACCGCCCCGAACGTGAGGCCTGGGTCCTCAAGCGCATCATGGAGCGCAACCAGGGCCCGCTGGACAACGAAGAGATGGCGCGGTTGTTCCGCGAAATCATGTCCTCCTGCCTGGCCCTTGAGCAGCCGCTCAAGGTCGCCTACCTCGGCCCGGAAGGCACCTTCACCCAGGCCGCGGCGCTCAAGCATTTCGGCCACGCGGTCGTCAGCTCGCCGATGGCCGCCATCGACGAAGTGTTCCGCGAAGTGGCCGCTGGTGCGGTCAACTTCGGCGTGGTGCCGGTGGAGAACTCCACCGAGGGCGCGGTGAACCACACCCTCGACAGCTTCCTCGAACACGACATGGTGATCTGTGGCGAGGTGGAGCTGCGCATCCACCACCACCTGCTGGTGGGCGAAACCACCAAGACCGACAACATCACCCGCATCTACTCCCACGCCCAGTCCCTGGCCCAGTGCCGCAAGTGGCTGGACGCCCATTACCCGAATGTCGAGCGCGTGGCCGTTTCCAGCAACGCCGACGCCGCCAAGCGGGTGAAGAGCGAGTGGAACTCGGCGGCCATCGCCGGTGACATGGCGGCCAGCCTCTATGGCCTGACCAAGCTCTGCGAGAAGATCGAGGACCGCCCGGACAACTCCACGCGCTTCCTCATCATCGGCAGCCAGGAAGTGCCGCCCACCGGCGACGACAAGACCTCCATCATCGTCTCCATGCGCAACAAGCCGGGCGCCCTGCACGAACTCCTGGTGCCATTCCACAACAACGGTATCGACCTGACCCGCATCGAGACCCGCCCGTCCCGCAGCGGCAAGTGGACCTACGTGTTCTTCATCGACTTCGTAGGGCACCACCGCGACCCGCTGATCAAGGACGTGCTGGAGAAGATCAACCAGGAAGCCGTTGCCCTGAAGGTGCTGGGTTCCTACCCCAAAGCGGTGCTTTGA
- a CDS encoding YciK family oxidoreductase: MFQYSARPDLLKDRVILITGAGRGIGAAAAKTFAAHGATVLLLGKTEASLNAVYDEIEAAGYPQAAVIPFNLETAQPHQYDELAATLEAEFGRIDGVLHNASILGPRTPIEQLSGENFMRVMQVNVNAMFMLTSTLLPLLKLSQDASVVFTSSGVGRKGRAYWGAYAVSKFATEGLMQVLADEVDGIANVRSNSVNPGATRTSMRAQAYPGENPENNPEPAEIMPVYLYLMGPDSTGVNGQAFDAQ, translated from the coding sequence ATGTTCCAGTATTCCGCCCGCCCCGACCTGCTCAAGGACCGGGTCATCCTGATCACCGGTGCCGGTCGCGGCATCGGCGCCGCCGCCGCCAAGACCTTCGCCGCCCACGGTGCCACCGTGCTCCTGCTGGGCAAGACCGAGGCCAGCCTGAACGCCGTCTATGACGAGATCGAAGCCGCCGGCTACCCGCAAGCCGCGGTGATCCCGTTCAACCTGGAAACCGCCCAGCCGCACCAGTACGACGAGCTGGCGGCCACGCTGGAAGCCGAGTTCGGCCGCATCGACGGCGTGCTGCACAATGCGTCCATCCTGGGGCCGCGCACCCCGATCGAGCAGCTGTCCGGCGAAAACTTCATGCGCGTCATGCAGGTCAACGTCAACGCCATGTTCATGCTGACCAGCACCCTGCTGCCGCTGCTGAAGCTGTCCCAGGACGCCTCCGTGGTCTTCACCTCCAGCGGCGTCGGCCGCAAGGGTCGCGCCTACTGGGGCGCCTACGCGGTCTCCAAGTTCGCCACCGAGGGCCTGATGCAGGTCCTGGCCGACGAAGTGGATGGCATTGCCAACGTGCGTTCCAACAGCGTCAATCCCGGCGCCACCCGCACCAGCATGCGCGCCCAGGCCTACCCGGGTGAAAACCCTGAAAACAATCCGGAACCCGCCGAGATCATGCCTGTCTACCTCTATCTCATGGGGCCGGACAGCACCGGTGTGAACGGCCAGGCTTTCGACGCGCAATGA
- the mtnA gene encoding S-methyl-5-thioribose-1-phosphate isomerase, whose protein sequence is MREQLLAAEKVKAIDWRDGVLHLLDQRLLPAEETWLAYDTAEGVAQAIRQMVVRGAPAIGISAAYGVVLGARTRFAAGGDWREALEADLKVLAESRPTAVNLFWALNRMRERLERLKDGETPLQALEAEAISIHESDREANLTMAQLGMELIRKHQGSPQALLTHCNTGALATGGFGTALGVIRAAHLDGLVERVYADETRPWLQGARLTAWELANEGVPVSLNADAAAAHLMKTAGITWVIVGADRITANGDVANKIGTYQLAVNAMHHGVRFMVVAPSSTIDMSLESGDDIPIEERDGSELLDLGGRRVAAEVHAVNPVFDVTPADLIDAIVTEKGVVERPDAAKMAQLMCRKRLH, encoded by the coding sequence ATGCGTGAACAACTGTTAGCGGCCGAGAAGGTCAAGGCCATCGACTGGCGCGACGGCGTGCTCCATCTGCTCGATCAGCGCCTGCTGCCGGCCGAGGAAACCTGGCTGGCCTATGACACCGCCGAAGGCGTGGCCCAGGCCATTCGCCAGATGGTGGTGCGCGGCGCGCCGGCCATCGGCATCAGTGCCGCCTATGGCGTGGTGCTGGGTGCGCGAACCCGTTTTGCGGCCGGCGGCGACTGGCGCGAAGCGCTGGAAGCGGACCTCAAGGTGTTGGCCGAATCCCGGCCGACGGCGGTCAACCTGTTCTGGGCATTGAATCGCATGCGCGAGCGCCTGGAGCGGCTGAAAGACGGCGAAACACCGCTGCAGGCCCTGGAAGCCGAGGCCATTTCCATCCACGAGAGCGACCGCGAAGCCAACCTGACCATGGCCCAGCTCGGGATGGAGCTGATCCGCAAGCATCAGGGCAGCCCCCAGGCCCTGCTGACCCACTGCAATACCGGCGCCCTGGCCACCGGCGGTTTCGGCACTGCCCTCGGGGTGATCCGTGCTGCCCATCTGGATGGCCTGGTGGAGCGGGTCTACGCCGACGAAACCCGCCCCTGGCTGCAGGGCGCGCGCCTGACGGCCTGGGAACTGGCCAACGAAGGCGTGCCGGTAAGTCTCAATGCCGACGCTGCGGCCGCCCACCTGATGAAGACCGCCGGGATCACCTGGGTCATCGTCGGTGCCGACCGGATCACCGCCAATGGCGACGTGGCCAACAAGATCGGTACCTATCAACTGGCGGTCAATGCCATGCACCACGGCGTGCGCTTCATGGTGGTGGCGCCCAGTTCCACCATCGACATGTCCCTGGAAAGCGGCGATGACATCCCGATCGAGGAGCGTGACGGCTCCGAGTTGCTGGACCTGGGTGGTCGCCGTGTCGCGGCCGAGGTCCATGCCGTCAACCCGGTCTTCGACGTGACCCCGGCTGATCTGATTGATGCCATCGTGACCGAGAAGGGTGTGGTCGAGCGCCCCGACGCCGCGAAGATGGCTCAGTTGATGTGTCGCAAGCGTCTGCACTGA
- the ubiG gene encoding bifunctional 2-polyprenyl-6-hydroxyphenol methylase/3-demethylubiquinol 3-O-methyltransferase UbiG — MTNVDHAEIAKFEALAHRWWDRESEFKPLHDINPLRVNWIDERAKLAGKKVLDVGCGGGILSESMAQRGATVTGIDMGEAPLAVAQLHQLESGVPVEYRRITAEALAAEMPGQFDVVTCLEMLEHVPDPASVIRACHTLVKPGGQVFFSTINRNPKAYLFAIVGAEYIMGLLPRGTHDFKKFIRPSELGAWSRAAGLQVKDIIGLTYNPLTKHYKLEADVDVNYMIQTLREE; from the coding sequence ATGACCAACGTCGATCACGCCGAAATCGCCAAATTCGAGGCCCTCGCCCACCGCTGGTGGGACCGCGAGAGCGAATTCAAGCCCCTGCACGACATCAACCCGCTGCGGGTCAACTGGATTGACGAGCGCGCCAAGCTGGCCGGCAAGAAGGTGCTGGACGTCGGCTGCGGCGGCGGCATCCTCAGCGAATCCATGGCCCAGCGCGGCGCCACCGTCACCGGCATCGACATGGGCGAAGCGCCCCTGGCAGTCGCCCAGCTGCACCAGCTGGAATCCGGCGTACCGGTGGAGTACCGCCGCATCACCGCCGAGGCCCTGGCTGCCGAAATGCCTGGCCAGTTCGACGTGGTCACCTGCCTGGAAATGCTCGAACACGTGCCGGACCCGGCCTCGGTGATCCGCGCCTGCCATACCCTGGTCAAGCCGGGCGGCCAGGTGTTCTTCTCCACCATCAACCGCAACCCCAAGGCCTATCTCTTCGCCATCGTCGGCGCCGAGTACATCATGGGGCTGCTGCCTCGCGGCACCCACGACTTCAAGAAATTCATCCGCCCCTCCGAGCTGGGCGCCTGGAGCCGCGCCGCTGGCCTGCAGGTCAAGGACATCATCGGCCTGACCTACAACCCGCTGACCAAGCACTACAAGCTGGAAGCCGACGTCGACGTCAATTACATGATCCAGACCCTGCGCGAGGAGTGA
- the serC gene encoding 3-phosphoserine/phosphohydroxythreonine transaminase has product MSKRAFNFCAGPAALPEAVLQRAQAELLDWQGKGLSVMEMSHRSDEYVAIAEKAEQDLRDLLSIPSNYKVLFLQGGASQQFAEIPLNLLPENAVADYIDTGIWSKKSIDEASRFGRVNVAASAKPYDYFAIPGQNEWQLSKDAAYLHYASNETIGGLQFDWIPEVGDVPLVVDMSSDILSRPIDVSRFGLIYAGAQKNIGPSGLVVVIVREDLLGRARANCPTMLNYKIAADNGSMYNTPATFSWYLSGLVFEWLKEQGGVDAMEQRNKTKKELLYGYIDKSDFYTNPIAHNARSWMNVPFRLADERLDKEFLAGADARGLLNLKGHRSVGGMRASIYNAVGLDAVEALVAYMAEFEKEHG; this is encoded by the coding sequence GTGAGCAAGCGAGCCTTTAACTTCTGCGCCGGCCCGGCCGCGCTTCCGGAAGCTGTTCTGCAACGCGCCCAGGCGGAACTCCTCGACTGGCAAGGCAAGGGCCTTTCCGTCATGGAAATGAGCCATCGCAGCGACGAGTACGTTGCCATCGCCGAAAAGGCCGAGCAGGACCTGCGCGATCTCCTGTCCATTCCCTCGAACTACAAGGTGCTGTTCCTCCAGGGCGGCGCCAGCCAGCAGTTCGCCGAGATTCCGCTGAACCTGCTGCCGGAAAACGCTGTTGCCGACTACATCGATACCGGCATCTGGTCGAAGAAGAGCATCGATGAAGCCAGTCGCTTCGGCCGCGTGAACGTCGCCGCCAGCGCCAAGCCCTACGACTACTTCGCCATCCCCGGCCAGAACGAGTGGCAGCTGTCCAAGGACGCCGCCTACCTGCACTACGCCTCCAACGAAACCATTGGCGGCCTTCAGTTCGACTGGATTCCGGAAGTGGGTGACGTGCCCCTGGTGGTGGACATGTCCTCGGACATCCTCTCCCGTCCGATCGATGTTTCCCGCTTCGGCCTGATCTACGCCGGCGCCCAGAAGAACATCGGCCCGAGCGGCCTGGTGGTGGTGATTGTCCGCGAAGACCTGCTCGGTCGTGCCCGCGCCAACTGCCCCACCATGCTCAACTACAAGATCGCCGCCGATAACGGCTCCATGTACAACACCCCGGCAACCTTCTCCTGGTACCTCTCGGGCCTCGTGTTCGAGTGGCTGAAGGAGCAGGGCGGTGTCGATGCCATGGAGCAACGCAACAAGACAAAGAAGGAACTGCTCTACGGTTACATCGACAAGAGCGACTTCTACACCAACCCGATCGCCCACAACGCCCGCTCCTGGATGAACGTTCCGTTCCGCCTGGCCGACGAACGCCTGGACAAGGAATTCCTTGCCGGCGCCGACGCCCGCGGCCTGCTGAACCTCAAGGGCCACCGTTCCGTGGGCGGCATGCGCGCTTCCATCTACAACGCCGTCGGCCTCGATGCAGTCGAAGCGCTGGTGGCTTACATGGCGGAGTTCGAGAAGGAGCACGGCTGA
- a CDS encoding GGDEF domain-containing protein, which produces MVPPTQTNTIDFDAAKLQRLGITGKRQPKLRPISLAELRRQLALQLQTSLDVERIVNLFFNEVQRLVPLDALAYLHQSSDLRLEFGSRSSHSAGYRLSHEGQYLGELIFRRNQRFDENELNQLESLLASLLFPLRNALLYRTAVQSALRDPLTDTGNRIAMEQTLQREVDLSRRSLQPMSVLMLDIDYFKRINDQFGHNTGDEVLKAVATTLKARLRNVDMVFRFGGEEFLVLLSGTCREAAALVGERLRLGILELQYLVQGRPLDLSISLGCATLLPGESVDSLLRRADNALYVAKREGRNRLSMAG; this is translated from the coding sequence ATGGTTCCTCCCACCCAGACCAACACCATCGATTTCGACGCCGCCAAGTTGCAGCGCCTAGGCATCACCGGCAAGCGCCAGCCCAAGCTGCGCCCCATCAGCCTGGCCGAACTGCGTCGGCAGCTGGCCCTGCAACTGCAGACCAGCCTGGATGTGGAACGCATCGTCAACCTGTTCTTCAACGAAGTGCAGCGCCTGGTCCCCCTCGACGCCCTGGCCTACCTGCACCAGAGCAGCGACCTGCGCCTGGAATTTGGCAGCCGCTCCAGCCATTCCGCCGGCTACCGCCTGAGCCACGAAGGACAGTACCTGGGTGAACTGATCTTCCGCCGCAACCAGCGCTTCGACGAAAACGAGCTGAATCAGCTGGAGTCCCTGCTGGCCAGCCTGCTCTTCCCGCTGCGCAATGCCCTGCTCTACCGTACTGCGGTGCAGAGCGCCCTGCGCGACCCCCTCACCGATACGGGCAACCGCATTGCCATGGAGCAGACGCTGCAGCGCGAAGTGGACCTGTCCCGGCGCAGCCTGCAGCCGATGTCGGTACTGATGCTGGACATCGACTACTTCAAGCGCATCAACGACCAGTTCGGCCACAACACCGGCGACGAAGTACTGAAGGCCGTCGCCACCACCCTCAAGGCGCGTCTGCGCAACGTCGACATGGTGTTCCGATTCGGCGGCGAAGAATTCCTCGTGCTCCTCTCCGGCACCTGCCGCGAGGCGGCGGCCCTGGTGGGCGAGCGCCTGCGCCTGGGAATCCTCGAGCTGCAATACCTCGTCCAGGGGCGCCCGCTGGATCTCTCCATCAGCCTTGGCTGCGCCACGCTGCTGCCGGGAGAATCGGTGGACAGCCTGCTGCGTCGGGCAGACAACGCGCTCTATGTGGCCAAGCGGGAAGGCCGCAACCGGTTGTCCATGGCAGGCTGA
- the gyrA gene encoding DNA gyrase subunit A, giving the protein MGELAKEILPVNIEDELKQSYLDYAMSVIVGRALPDARDGLKPVHRRVLYAMSELGNDWNKPYKKSARVVGDVIGKYHPHGDTAVYDTIVRMAQPFSLRYMLVDGQGNFGSVDGDNAAAMRYTEVRMSKLAHELLADLDKETVDWVPNYDGTEQIPAVMPTKIPNLLVNGSSGIAVGMATNIPPHNLSEVIDGCLALMENPELSVDELMQYIPGPDFPTAGIINGRAGIIEAYRTGRGRIYIRARAEIEDMEKGGGRQQIIVTELPYQLNKARLIEKIAELVKEKKLEGITELRDESDKDGMRVVIELRRGEVGEVVLNNLYAQTQMQSVFGINVVALVDGQPRTLNLKDMLEVFIRHRREVVTRRTVYELRKARERGHILEGQAVALSNIDPVIELIKASPTPAEAKERLIATPWESSAVETMVERAGADACRPEDLDPQYGLRDGKYYLSPEQAQAILELRLHRLTGLEHEKLLAEYQEILNLIGELIRILTSPERLMEVIREELEKVKAEFGDARRTEIVASQVDLTIADLITEEERVVTISHGGYAKSQPLAAYQAQRRGGKGKSATGVKDEDYIEHLLVANSHATLLLFSSKGKVYWLRTFEIPEASRTARGRPLVNLLPLDEGERITAMLQIDLEALQQSAGADEDLEENEGVVIEGEVVEAEGGDDESADLDDEQDEPTGAYIFMATAFGTVKKTPLVQFSKPRTAGLIALKLEDGDTLIAAAITDGAKEVMLFSDGGKVIRFKEKHVRTMGRTARGVRGMRLPEGQRLISMLIPESGAQILSASERGYGKRTPLEDYPRRGRGGQGVIAMVTNERNGKLVGAVQVQDGEEIMLISDQGTLVRTRVDEVSSSSRNTQGVTLIKLAKDETLVGLERVQEPSGGDEDEELEGEEHVVDAVADAEAVDVQQDDAQPAGDE; this is encoded by the coding sequence ATGGGCGAACTGGCCAAAGAAATCCTCCCGGTCAATATCGAAGACGAGCTGAAACAGTCCTACCTCGACTACGCGATGAGCGTGATCGTCGGGCGCGCCTTGCCGGACGCGCGCGACGGCCTGAAGCCAGTGCACCGTCGCGTCCTCTACGCGATGAGCGAACTGGGCAACGACTGGAACAAACCCTACAAGAAGTCCGCCCGTGTGGTCGGTGACGTGATCGGTAAGTACCACCCGCACGGCGACACCGCGGTGTACGACACCATCGTCCGCATGGCCCAGCCCTTCTCGCTGCGCTACATGCTGGTGGATGGTCAGGGCAACTTCGGTTCGGTGGACGGCGACAACGCCGCGGCCATGCGATACACCGAAGTGCGCATGTCCAAGCTGGCCCACGAGCTGCTGGCCGACCTGGACAAGGAAACCGTGGACTGGGTGCCCAACTACGACGGCACCGAGCAGATCCCCGCGGTCATGCCCACCAAGATCCCGAACCTGCTGGTCAACGGTTCCAGCGGTATCGCCGTGGGCATGGCCACCAACATCCCGCCGCACAACCTGAGCGAAGTCATCGACGGCTGCCTGGCGCTGATGGAGAACCCCGAGCTCTCGGTCGATGAACTGATGCAGTACATCCCGGGTCCGGACTTCCCCACCGCCGGCATCATCAACGGCCGCGCGGGCATCATCGAGGCCTACCGTACCGGCCGTGGCCGCATCTATATCCGCGCCCGCGCCGAAATCGAGGACATGGAGAAGGGCGGTGGTCGCCAGCAGATCATCGTCACCGAGCTGCCTTACCAGCTGAACAAGGCGCGCCTGATCGAGAAGATCGCCGAGCTGGTCAAGGAGAAGAAGCTCGAAGGCATCACCGAGCTGCGCGACGAGTCCGACAAGGACGGCATGCGCGTGGTGATCGAGCTGCGCCGTGGCGAAGTGGGCGAGGTCGTGCTGAACAACCTCTACGCCCAGACCCAGATGCAGAGCGTCTTCGGTATCAACGTCGTGGCCCTGGTGGATGGCCAGCCGCGCACGCTGAACCTGAAGGACATGCTCGAGGTGTTCATCCGTCACCGCCGCGAAGTGGTGACTCGCCGGACCGTCTACGAGCTGCGCAAGGCTCGCGAACGCGGCCATATCCTCGAAGGCCAGGCCGTTGCCTTGTCCAACATCGACCCGGTGATCGAGCTGATCAAAGCCTCGCCCACCCCGGCCGAAGCCAAGGAACGCCTGATCGCCACCCCCTGGGAATCCAGCGCGGTGGAAACCATGGTCGAGCGCGCCGGCGCCGATGCCTGCCGTCCGGAAGACCTGGACCCGCAGTACGGCCTGCGCGACGGCAAGTACTACCTGTCCCCCGAGCAGGCCCAGGCCATCCTGGAACTGCGTCTGCACCGCCTGACCGGCCTGGAGCACGAGAAGCTGCTGGCCGAGTACCAGGAAATCCTCAACCTGATCGGTGAGTTGATCCGCATCCTGACCAGCCCCGAGCGCCTGATGGAAGTCATCCGCGAAGAGCTGGAGAAGGTGAAAGCCGAGTTCGGCGACGCCCGCCGTACCGAGATCGTCGCGTCCCAGGTGGACCTGACCATCGCCGACCTGATCACCGAGGAAGAGCGCGTCGTCACCATCTCCCACGGCGGTTACGCCAAGTCCCAGCCGCTGGCCGCCTACCAGGCCCAGCGCCGTGGCGGCAAGGGCAAGTCGGCCACCGGGGTGAAGGACGAGGACTACATCGAACACCTGCTGGTTGCCAACAGCCACGCCACCCTCCTGCTGTTCTCCAGCAAGGGCAAGGTCTACTGGCTGCGCACCTTCGAAATCCCGGAAGCCTCGCGTACCGCGCGCGGTCGCCCGCTGGTCAACCTGCTGCCGCTGGATGAAGGCGAGCGCATCACCGCCATGCTCCAGATCGACCTGGAAGCCCTACAGCAGAGCGCAGGCGCCGACGAGGACCTGGAAGAAAACGAAGGCGTGGTGATCGAAGGCGAAGTCGTCGAAGCCGAAGGTGGCGACGATGAAAGCGCTGACCTCGACGACGAGCAGGACGAGCCCACCGGCGCCTACATCTTCATGGCCACCGCGTTCGGCACCGTGAAGAAGACTCCGCTGGTGCAGTTCAGCAAGCCGCGTACCGCTGGCCTGATCGCCCTGAAGCTGGAAGACGGCGACACCCTGATCGCGGCCGCCATCACCGATGGTGCCAAGGAAGTCATGCTCTTCTCCGACGGCGGCAAGGTGATCCGCTTCAAGGAGAAGCACGTTCGCACCATGGGCCGTACCGCCCGTGGCGTACGCGGCATGCGTCTGCCGGAAGGCCAGAGGCTGATCTCCATGCTGATCCCGGAATCGGGCGCGCAGATCCTCTCCGCTTCCGAGCGCGGCTACGGCAAGCGCACCCCGCTGGAAGACTACCCGCGTCGCGGTCGCGGCGGCCAAGGCGTGATCGCCATGGTCACCAACGAGCGTAACGGCAAGCTGGTCGGCGCCGTACAGGTGCAGGACGGCGAGGAAATCATGCTGATTTCCGACCAGGGCACCCTGGTGCGTACCCGCGTGGACGAAGTCTCCAGCTCCAGCCGTAACACCCAAGGCGTGACCCTGATCAAGCTGGCCAAGGACGAGACCCTGGTCGGCCTGGAACGCGTCCAGGAGCCGTCCGGCGGCGACGAAGACGAAGAGCTGGAAGGCGAAGAGCACGTCGTTGACGCCGTGGCCGATGCCGAGGCGGTCGATGTTCAGCAGGACGACGCCCAGCCGGCTGGCGACGAGTAA
- a CDS encoding TRZ/ATZ family hydrolase, which translates to MPSPTAPLDLLLLPSWIVPVEPAGVVLRDHALGIRDGRIALLAPRDVALRHEARERRELPGMLLAPGLINAHGHAAMTLFRGLADDLPLMTWLQEHIWPAEAKWVDETFVRDGTELAVAEQIKGGISCFSDMYFFPAQASAVIHATGIRAQLAIPVLDFPIPGAADAAEAIRRGVELFSDLKHHPRIKVAFGPHAPYSVSDDNLENVRVLAEELDAGIHMHVQETAFEVQQSLELRGERPMARLARLGLLGPRFQAVHMTQVDDTDLALLVESNSSVIHCPESNLKLASGFCPVERLWQAGVNVAVGTDGAASNNDLDLLGETRTAALLAKAIAGSASALDAHRALRMATLNGARALGIDQDTGSLEVGKAADLVAFDLSGLAQQPVYDPVSQLIYATGRDAVRHLWVDGRQLLDDGRLTRLDEERLGATARAWGERIAGH; encoded by the coding sequence ATGCCCAGCCCCACCGCCCCGCTCGACCTGCTCCTGCTCCCGTCCTGGATAGTCCCGGTGGAACCTGCCGGCGTGGTGCTGCGGGATCATGCGCTGGGCATTCGCGACGGCCGTATCGCCTTGCTGGCGCCTCGGGACGTGGCGCTGCGCCATGAAGCCCGCGAACGCCGCGAACTGCCGGGCATGCTGCTCGCCCCTGGTCTGATCAACGCCCATGGCCACGCCGCAATGACACTGTTCCGTGGACTGGCCGACGACCTGCCGCTGATGACCTGGCTACAGGAACACATCTGGCCCGCCGAGGCCAAGTGGGTCGATGAGACGTTCGTCCGGGACGGCACCGAACTGGCCGTCGCCGAACAGATCAAGGGCGGCATCAGCTGCTTCTCGGACATGTACTTCTTCCCGGCCCAGGCCAGCGCTGTCATTCACGCCACCGGAATCAGGGCTCAACTGGCCATCCCGGTGCTGGACTTCCCCATCCCCGGCGCCGCCGATGCCGCCGAAGCCATTCGTCGTGGCGTCGAACTGTTCAGCGACCTCAAGCACCACCCGCGCATCAAGGTCGCCTTCGGCCCCCACGCCCCGTACAGCGTCAGCGACGACAATCTGGAGAACGTCCGCGTGCTGGCCGAAGAACTGGACGCCGGCATTCACATGCACGTCCAGGAAACCGCCTTCGAAGTCCAGCAGAGCCTCGAACTGCGCGGCGAGCGCCCCATGGCGCGACTGGCCCGCCTCGGCCTGCTGGGCCCGCGCTTCCAGGCCGTGCACATGACCCAGGTGGACGACACCGACCTGGCCCTGCTGGTGGAAAGCAACAGCAGCGTGATCCACTGCCCCGAATCCAACCTCAAGCTGGCCAGCGGCTTCTGCCCGGTGGAACGCCTGTGGCAGGCCGGCGTGAACGTGGCTGTCGGCACCGATGGCGCGGCCAGCAACAATGATCTGGACCTGCTCGGCGAGACCCGCACCGCCGCCCTCCTGGCCAAGGCCATCGCCGGCTCCGCCAGCGCCCTGGATGCCCATCGCGCCCTGCGCATGGCTACCCTCAACGGCGCGCGAGCCCTGGGGATCGACCAGGACACCGGCTCCCTGGAAGTCGGCAAAGCCGCCGACCTGGTGGCCTTCGATCTTTCCGGGCTGGCCCAGCAACCGGTCTATGATCCGGTTTCCCAACTCATCTATGCCACCGGGCGAGACGCGGTGCGGCACCTCTGGGTCGACGGCAGGCAACTGCTGGACGACGGCCGCCTGACCCGCCTGGACGAAGAGCGCCTGGGCGCTACCGCCCGCGCCTGGGGCGAGCGCATCGCCGGCCACTGA